From a region of the Flavobacterium sediminilitoris genome:
- a CDS encoding bifunctional UDP-N-acetylmuramoyl-tripeptide:D-alanyl-D-alanine ligase/alanine racemase, translated as MTFSILSIITEITAQISGDFEDFIIENISIDSRSMQNNSGTLFFALKGQNHDAHAYIGELIESGVRCFVVDHIPNDVKDKALFLIVSDTTLALQQTAKYYRKLFHFPVIGITGSNGKTIVKEWLNFLLSSHYSIVRSPKSYNSQVGVPLSIFGANENHNLGIFEAGISQKGEMEKLAAIIQPNIGVFTHIGTAHDDGFENQSEKIAEKVRLFKNCEVVVLQKNEEVEKHIVNAVFTWSFIDNEATVYAEKIAEKDDGVTKLNVFYNGNSFCVTIPFEDAVSLSNAMHCISVLLYLNVDVQTIINSVQNLYPVEIRLQAKKGINNCVLIDDSYSSDYQSLKMALDFLEQQKQYQKKTIILSDIFQGGLPIEQLYKKVALAIQNNKIDRVIVIGETISKYLKELPNVISFHSTAKFLKQFNTESFQNETILIKGARSFNFDEIVVLLEEKNHETVLEINLDAIVHNLNFYKSKVKSTTKIMVMVKAFGYGNGGFEIAKLLEHNKVDYLGVAFADEGIELRKAGIKLPIMVLNPENSSFNAMIAYDLEPEIYSITGLKAFLKLVKEKNIASYPIHIKLDTGMHRLGFEEAQLPELISLLKNNNFVQIKSVFSHLAASDDTSFDDFTKLQFSRFTDYSNEVINALEIKPIRHILNTSGIFNYSNMQLEMVRLGIGLYGVGNSQIENSNLQNVSTLKSVISQIRIIKEGESIGYSRKYRVDQEIRVATIPIGYADGIRRAWGNEKGYVLIKNQKATILGNICMDMMMVDVTNIDCKPSDEVIVFGDYLKVTEIAKAIETIAYEVLTGISKRVKRVYYKN; from the coding sequence ATGACTTTTTCTATTTTAAGTATAATTACCGAAATTACAGCACAAATTAGTGGTGATTTTGAAGACTTTATCATTGAGAATATTTCAATTGATAGTAGATCTATGCAAAATAATTCTGGGACATTGTTTTTTGCTTTGAAAGGTCAAAACCATGATGCTCACGCTTATATTGGGGAACTTATAGAAAGTGGTGTTAGGTGCTTTGTTGTAGATCATATTCCTAATGATGTTAAAGATAAAGCTCTTTTTTTAATTGTTTCTGATACAACATTAGCACTACAACAAACAGCAAAATATTATAGAAAGTTGTTTCATTTTCCTGTGATAGGTATTACAGGAAGTAATGGGAAAACAATAGTGAAGGAATGGTTGAATTTTTTATTAAGTTCACATTATTCAATAGTAAGGAGTCCGAAAAGTTATAATTCACAAGTAGGTGTTCCATTATCTATTTTTGGAGCTAATGAAAATCATAATTTGGGAATTTTTGAAGCAGGAATTTCTCAAAAAGGAGAAATGGAAAAATTAGCAGCAATTATTCAGCCCAATATAGGCGTTTTTACTCATATTGGAACGGCTCATGATGATGGCTTTGAGAATCAATCTGAAAAAATAGCTGAAAAAGTAAGGCTTTTTAAAAATTGTGAAGTTGTTGTACTTCAAAAAAATGAAGAAGTTGAAAAACACATTGTTAATGCTGTTTTTACTTGGAGTTTTATTGATAATGAAGCGACTGTGTATGCTGAAAAAATTGCAGAAAAGGATGATGGTGTAACGAAGTTGAATGTTTTTTATAACGGTAATTCTTTTTGTGTTACAATTCCATTTGAAGATGCTGTTTCTTTGTCAAATGCAATGCATTGTATTTCTGTTTTGTTATATTTAAATGTTGATGTTCAAACTATTATTAACAGTGTTCAGAATCTATATCCTGTTGAGATTAGATTACAGGCTAAAAAAGGAATAAATAATTGTGTTTTGATTGATGATTCTTATTCTTCTGATTATCAGTCTTTGAAAATGGCATTGGATTTTTTAGAACAGCAAAAGCAATATCAGAAAAAAACAATCATTCTCTCAGATATTTTTCAAGGAGGTTTGCCAATTGAACAGTTGTATAAGAAAGTAGCATTAGCTATTCAAAACAATAAAATTGATAGGGTTATTGTTATTGGAGAGACTATTTCTAAATATTTAAAAGAATTACCAAATGTGATTTCTTTTCATTCAACAGCTAAATTCTTAAAGCAATTTAATACGGAATCATTTCAGAATGAAACAATATTAATTAAAGGTGCACGTAGTTTTAACTTCGATGAAATTGTTGTTTTGTTAGAAGAAAAAAATCATGAAACAGTACTTGAAATAAATCTTGATGCAATAGTTCACAATCTTAATTTTTATAAATCGAAGGTGAAGTCAACAACTAAAATAATGGTTATGGTTAAGGCCTTTGGTTATGGCAATGGAGGTTTTGAAATAGCAAAGCTTTTAGAACATAATAAAGTAGATTATTTAGGAGTTGCTTTTGCAGATGAAGGAATTGAACTTAGGAAAGCAGGAATAAAATTGCCTATTATGGTTTTAAATCCTGAAAATAGTAGTTTTAATGCTATGATTGCTTATGATTTAGAACCAGAGATATATTCAATTACAGGATTGAAAGCTTTTTTAAAATTAGTGAAAGAGAAAAATATTGCGTCTTATCCTATACATATTAAGTTGGATACAGGAATGCATAGACTTGGTTTTGAAGAAGCTCAATTACCAGAATTAATTTCTCTTTTAAAAAATAATAATTTTGTTCAAATTAAAAGTGTTTTTTCTCACTTAGCGGCTTCAGATGATACTTCGTTTGATGACTTTACAAAGCTACAATTTAGTCGTTTTACTGATTATTCTAATGAAGTTATTAATGCATTAGAAATAAAACCTATTCGACATATATTGAATACTTCAGGGATTTTTAATTATAGTAATATGCAGTTAGAAATGGTTCGTTTGGGAATTGGGTTATATGGAGTTGGAAATTCTCAAATTGAAAATAGTAATCTTCAAAATGTGAGTACGCTGAAGAGTGTTATTTCTCAAATCAGGATAATTAAAGAAGGAGAAAGTATTGGTTATAGCAGGAAATATAGAGTGGATCAAGAAATACGTGTGGCTACAATTCCAATAGGTTATGCTGATGGAATTAGAAGAGCTTGGGGAAATGAGAAAGGATACGTTTTGATAAAAAATCAAAAAGCTACTATTTTAGGTAATATTTGCATGGATATGATGATGGTTGATGTAACAAATATAGATTGTAAACCGAGTGATGAAGTAATTGTTTTTGGAGATTATCTTAAAGTGACTGAGATTGCAAAGGCAATAGAAACAATTGCTTATGAAGTTTTAACAGGAATTTCAAAACGGGTAAAAAGAGTCTATTATAAAAATTAA
- a CDS encoding PfkB family carbohydrate kinase: MNKLLIVGTVAFDAIETPFGKTDKILGGAATYIGLSSSFFNVNAAIVSVVGDDFPKEYLDLLEKKGINIEGIEIVKGGKTFFWSGKYHNDLNSRDTLITELNVLADFNPIVPQEYKNSDVVLLGNLHPLVQAGVLDQMTEKPKLIVLDTMNFWMDCALPELRSVIERVDVITINDEEARQLSGEYSLVKAAEKIHTMGPKYVVIKKGEHGALLFHKKEVFFAPALPLEEVFDPTGAGDTFAGGFAGYIAQSENISFDNMKNGVIYGSNLASFCVEKFGTERMENLEKNEVISRLQQFKALTQFEIKLD, encoded by the coding sequence ATGAATAAATTACTAATAGTAGGTACGGTAGCCTTTGATGCTATTGAAACACCTTTTGGAAAAACGGATAAAATTTTAGGTGGAGCAGCAACCTATATTGGTTTGTCTTCTTCTTTTTTTAATGTTAATGCTGCGATTGTTTCTGTTGTCGGAGATGATTTTCCAAAAGAATATCTAGATTTATTAGAAAAAAAAGGAATTAATATTGAAGGAATAGAAATTGTAAAAGGAGGAAAAACTTTCTTTTGGAGTGGAAAATATCACAACGATTTAAACTCAAGAGATACATTGATTACAGAACTTAATGTATTAGCAGATTTTAATCCTATAGTACCTCAAGAATATAAAAATTCTGATGTGGTTTTATTAGGAAATTTACATCCATTAGTTCAGGCAGGAGTATTAGATCAAATGACGGAAAAACCTAAACTAATTGTTTTAGATACAATGAATTTTTGGATGGATTGTGCTTTACCAGAATTAAGAAGTGTAATTGAACGTGTTGATGTTATCACAATAAATGACGAAGAAGCTCGTCAATTATCAGGAGAGTATTCATTGGTAAAAGCTGCTGAAAAAATTCACACAATGGGACCTAAATATGTCGTGATTAAAAAAGGAGAACATGGAGCATTATTGTTTCATAAAAAAGAAGTTTTCTTTGCTCCTGCTTTACCACTAGAAGAAGTGTTTGATCCAACAGGAGCTGGAGATACATTTGCAGGAGGATTTGCAGGTTATATCGCTCAAAGTGAAAATATATCATTTGACAATATGAAAAACGGGGTTATTTATGGCTCTAATTTGGCTTCTTTCTGTGTAGAGAAATTTGGTACAGAGAGAATGGAAAATCTAGAAAAAAACGAAGTTATTTCTCGTTTGCAACAATTTAAAGCGCTAACACAATTTGAAATAAAATTAGATTAA
- a CDS encoding DUF2931 family protein, with protein sequence MSTNKLHFLFFFMVLFISCQPKEKFDWEIGLSAPKYYSSSPKISFSYQGKIVHSASSNIGIQPGWGQTTGGYASGKDLDAVPDGLHVEWLCGTDRFYYEGDFELPRDKMMELFQNPVTDVYGQTNPYSLIIVGTAPGGNVTVWMRAIHVLTEIARFKATNKGIWKENDEKFNKYWGNEEENYKYRNNEHNIFHYLHSIPYKVWEEGEKEYDYDIGFTSENNTSKMNILTFYTKSGEVFQPDAYSEEPITIDKSSWEISNFIPNNNRIKKKPLPIMMKVEIKNLQNSKIYHSSYVILPTNFENLYTQPYIDSITGKKENFNRIIIAIKSNEDLGFIMLEGKNKRIKIMDFKCFLPRMDGTTYESGGYSLPKGFEFPKWEGREKLITPDIEFWQEQ encoded by the coding sequence ATGTCAACAAATAAACTACATTTTTTATTTTTCTTTATGGTTTTATTCATTTCCTGCCAACCCAAAGAAAAATTTGACTGGGAAATAGGGCTTTCTGCCCCTAAATATTATTCAAGCTCACCTAAGATTAGTTTTTCTTACCAAGGAAAAATAGTGCATAGCGCTTCATCAAATATAGGGATTCAACCTGGTTGGGGTCAAACAACTGGAGGTTATGCTAGTGGAAAAGATCTAGATGCAGTACCCGATGGTTTGCATGTAGAATGGCTTTGTGGAACAGACCGTTTTTATTATGAAGGTGATTTTGAATTGCCTCGTGACAAGATGATGGAATTATTTCAAAATCCTGTTACAGATGTTTACGGACAAACAAACCCTTACAGTTTAATCATTGTAGGAACAGCACCTGGAGGAAATGTAACCGTTTGGATGCGTGCTATACATGTATTAACAGAAATTGCAAGATTTAAGGCAACAAACAAAGGAATATGGAAAGAAAATGATGAAAAATTTAATAAATACTGGGGAAACGAAGAAGAAAATTATAAATATAGAAATAATGAACATAACATTTTTCATTACTTACACAGCATTCCATATAAAGTATGGGAAGAAGGAGAAAAAGAATATGACTATGATATAGGGTTTACTAGTGAGAATAACACTTCAAAAATGAATATTTTAACCTTTTACACTAAATCTGGTGAAGTTTTTCAACCCGATGCTTATTCTGAAGAACCTATTACAATAGATAAATCAAGTTGGGAAATATCTAATTTTATTCCTAATAATAATAGAATCAAAAAGAAACCTTTGCCTATTATGATGAAAGTGGAAATAAAGAATTTGCAAAATTCAAAAATATATCATTCTAGTTATGTTATTCTACCTACAAACTTTGAAAATTTATATACACAACCCTATATCGATTCTATTACTGGAAAAAAAGAAAATTTTAATAGAATTATAATTGCCATCAAATCAAATGAAGATTTAGGGTTTATAATGTTAGAAGGAAAGAATAAAAGAATAAAAATAATGGATTTTAAATGTTTTCTACCTAGAATGGATGGAACAACTTATGAAAGTGGTGGATATTCCCTCCCAAAAGGATTTGAATTTCCAAAATGGGAAGGGAGAGAAAAATTAATTACTCCAGATATTGAATTTTGGCAAGAACAATAA
- the rsmI gene encoding 16S rRNA (cytidine(1402)-2'-O)-methyltransferase — MGKLFLVPTPIGNLDDMTFRAIKTLNEVDLILAEDTRNSGKLLKHFEITTQMHSHHMHNEHKTVENLVQRMQAGETIALISDAGTPAISDPGFLLTRACVENGVEVECLPGATAFVPALVNSGLPNDKFVFEGFLPDKKGRQTRFLALAEETRTMIFYVSPHKLNKTLAEYIQYFGEDRRVSVSREISKLHEETVRGTAVEVLQHFETKPAKGEIVICVAGKSMK, encoded by the coding sequence ATGGGTAAATTATTCCTTGTACCTACACCTATAGGTAATCTAGACGACATGACTTTTAGAGCGATTAAAACACTCAATGAAGTCGATTTAATCCTAGCAGAAGACACGCGAAATAGTGGAAAATTATTAAAACATTTCGAAATTACCACACAAATGCATAGTCACCATATGCATAACGAACATAAAACAGTAGAAAACTTAGTCCAAAGAATGCAAGCAGGCGAAACCATCGCTTTAATCAGTGATGCTGGAACACCTGCCATTTCTGACCCAGGCTTTCTATTAACCCGAGCTTGTGTAGAAAATGGAGTTGAAGTAGAATGCTTACCCGGAGCAACAGCCTTTGTTCCTGCTCTAGTAAACAGCGGGCTACCAAATGATAAATTTGTTTTTGAAGGATTTCTTCCCGACAAAAAAGGAAGACAAACTCGTTTTCTAGCCTTAGCTGAAGAAACTAGAACCATGATATTCTACGTTTCTCCTCACAAACTAAATAAAACACTAGCAGAATACATTCAGTATTTTGGAGAAGACAGACGTGTTTCTGTTTCTCGAGAAATTTCAAAATTACACGAAGAAACAGTTCGTGGAACAGCAGTAGAAGTATTACAACATTTTGAAACAAAACCAGCAAAAGGAGAAATTGTAATATGTGTTGCAGGAAAGAGCATGAAATAA
- a CDS encoding phospholipase effector Tle1 domain-containing protein: MKYRDIRGNSQITSDGKITFYSDGNIVSNGKKIAQKGDEKGILRETSPEKLEIETVDDDSVIIYTGIFFDGTGNNKANSDSVYYTKLKNGMIKAEDILQESKQTVTVLENDLPTKKIIDITDRDSYWNPYSNVAKLFQLYQEEKTVKEDSVLGKYFIFKQYIEGIGTKEGEPDDIAGSGLGRGSWGILARVEEGIEKLVEEQIVPNIGGKKVKKIVFDVFGFSRGAAAARHFCNEVKQKVETRAKRIPDPTGGRGIILSPTEKEVVEHAGGYLGKMLAKKGIKPTGQTYTIEIRFLGVFDTVVSDMVVKDNLGYKASIVLGIIPAIVQLSLDKIKTNISGLGIGYAFHIVANDEWRKNFASTPMEGGYTFKLLGAHSDIGGGYAQLDKNETVVDYFDLDVNDKTTMAEKEKVRQFYINNYFCTEEEIQFVNTYDHYVKTIYLGKLYGIYPIYGKKEVRTGPDYYHDNNAPQVYDPRVGPLIMDKEADHFVIKDTRKLSNKYSLVPMNMMLEKAIENKVPFCKDVSEAKSKGLKVSEPEEYDFSSEKLLNEYLDIMKKEIKEQSGGTYMLPSDMYIALRNKYVHLSANYGGLKNDFLDIRTGDHHILSNVGFVNQPVPYILEGDTITYKREIYVNK; the protein is encoded by the coding sequence ATGAAATATAGAGATATAAGAGGCAATTCACAGATTACATCTGATGGTAAAATTACTTTTTACTCAGATGGTAATATTGTTTCAAACGGCAAGAAAATTGCTCAAAAAGGAGATGAAAAAGGAATTCTAAGAGAAACTAGTCCCGAGAAATTAGAAATTGAAACAGTGGACGATGATTCTGTTATCATATATACAGGAATATTTTTTGATGGAACAGGAAATAACAAAGCTAATTCAGATTCTGTTTATTATACCAAATTGAAAAATGGTATGATAAAAGCCGAAGATATACTACAAGAATCTAAACAAACAGTAACAGTTCTTGAAAATGATTTACCTACAAAAAAAATAATAGACATTACAGATCGCGATAGCTACTGGAATCCCTACTCTAACGTTGCTAAATTGTTTCAACTGTATCAAGAAGAGAAAACTGTAAAAGAAGATAGTGTTCTTGGTAAATATTTTATTTTTAAACAATATATAGAAGGTATTGGGACAAAAGAAGGAGAACCAGACGATATTGCTGGTTCTGGTTTAGGTCGTGGATCATGGGGTATTTTAGCACGAGTGGAAGAAGGAATTGAAAAATTGGTAGAAGAACAAATAGTACCTAATATAGGAGGTAAAAAAGTAAAAAAAATTGTCTTTGATGTGTTTGGTTTTAGTCGTGGGGCTGCTGCTGCTCGCCATTTTTGTAATGAAGTAAAGCAGAAAGTTGAAACACGAGCGAAGAGAATTCCTGACCCTACTGGAGGTCGGGGAATTATTTTATCGCCTACTGAAAAAGAAGTTGTAGAACATGCGGGTGGCTATCTAGGTAAAATGTTAGCTAAAAAAGGAATTAAACCAACTGGTCAAACTTATACTATTGAAATTCGTTTTTTAGGAGTTTTTGATACAGTGGTTTCAGATATGGTAGTGAAAGACAATTTAGGTTATAAAGCCTCAATTGTTTTGGGAATAATTCCCGCTATTGTACAATTAAGTCTAGATAAAATAAAAACAAATATTTCAGGATTAGGAATTGGCTATGCTTTTCATATTGTTGCTAATGATGAGTGGAGAAAAAACTTTGCCTCTACACCCATGGAAGGAGGGTATACTTTTAAGCTTTTAGGAGCCCATTCAGACATAGGTGGTGGTTATGCGCAATTAGACAAAAACGAAACAGTAGTAGATTATTTTGATTTAGATGTAAATGATAAGACTACAATGGCAGAAAAAGAAAAAGTAAGGCAATTTTATATAAACAACTATTTTTGTACAGAAGAAGAAATACAATTTGTAAACACTTATGATCATTATGTTAAAACGATATATTTAGGTAAGCTATATGGTATATATCCTATATATGGTAAAAAAGAAGTAAGAACAGGCCCTGATTATTATCATGATAATAATGCTCCACAAGTATATGATCCTAGAGTAGGACCACTTATAATGGATAAAGAAGCAGACCATTTTGTAATTAAAGATACTCGTAAATTAAGCAATAAATATAGCTTAGTGCCTATGAACATGATGCTTGAAAAAGCTATTGAAAATAAAGTGCCTTTTTGTAAAGATGTAAGTGAAGCAAAATCAAAAGGATTGAAAGTTTCCGAACCTGAAGAATATGATTTTTCTTCTGAAAAGTTACTCAATGAGTATTTGGACATTATGAAAAAAGAAATTAAAGAACAAAGTGGTGGTACTTATATGTTACCAAGTGATATGTATATTGCTTTACGAAATAAATATGTACATTTATCTGCAAATTATGGAGGTTTAAAAAACGATTTTTTAGATATAAGAACAGGAGACCATCATATTTTAAGTAATGTTGGCTTTGTAAATCAACCCGTTCCTTATATTTTAGAAGGAGATACAATTACATACAAAAGAGAAATTTATGTCAACAAATAA
- a CDS encoding thymidine kinase — protein MFLENTVNQSEQFGWIEVICGSMFSGKTEELIRRLKRAQFAKQKVEIFKPAVDTRYHDELVVSHDANEIRSTPVPVAGNIRILAQGCDVIGIDEAQFFDDEIVSVCNDLANSGIRVIVAGLDMDFKGNPFGPMPNLMATAEYVTKVHAVCTRTGNLANYSFRKSQDSKLVLLGETEEYEPLSRAAFFKAMKENKEGKL, from the coding sequence ATGTTTCTAGAAAATACCGTAAATCAATCTGAACAATTTGGCTGGATAGAAGTTATCTGTGGGTCTATGTTTTCAGGAAAAACTGAAGAATTAATTCGACGTTTAAAAAGAGCGCAATTTGCCAAACAGAAAGTAGAAATATTTAAACCAGCCGTAGATACTCGCTATCATGACGAATTGGTTGTGTCTCATGATGCAAATGAAATACGATCTACACCGGTTCCTGTTGCAGGGAATATTCGTATTTTAGCACAAGGTTGTGATGTTATAGGTATTGATGAAGCACAATTTTTTGATGATGAGATTGTCTCAGTTTGTAATGATTTGGCAAATAGTGGTATACGAGTAATTGTAGCTGGGTTAGATATGGATTTTAAAGGGAATCCTTTTGGACCAATGCCTAATTTAATGGCAACTGCAGAATATGTAACTAAAGTTCATGCTGTTTGTACTAGAACAGGGAACTTGGCTAATTATAGTTTTAGAAAATCACAAGATAGTAAATTGGTTTTGTTAGGTGAAACGGAAGAGTATGAACCTTTGAGTCGTGCGGCTTTCTTTAAAGCAATGAAAGAAAATAAAGAAGGGAAATTATAA
- a CDS encoding amidophosphoribosyltransferase, with product MSDAIKHECGIALLRLLKPLEYYKEKYGSSFYGVQKMYLLMEKQHNRGQDGAGLASIKLDVDPGQRYISRIRSNDSQPIKDIFSQINERISNELDENPEYQNNVSLQKENIPYIGELFLGHVRYGTFGKNSIESVHPFLRQNNWMHRNLIVAGNFNMTNVKELFQDLVNLGQHPKQLADTVTVMEKIGHFLDDEVTALYQECKNEGLTKQEASPVIAERLNIPRILERASRNWDGGYAMAGLLGHGDSFVMRDPAGIRPAFYYQDDEIVVVASERPVIQTVFNVSFEKVKELNPGNAIIVKKNGSVSINEIRTPLEKKACSFERIYFSRGSDSEIYRERKELGKLVFPSILKAIDNDTDNTVFSFIPNTAETSFYGMVEAANDFLNQRKIQTILENREKLSEEKLQEILSVKLRSEKVAIKDAKLRTFITEDSSRDDLVAHVYDVTYGVVKPTDNLVIIDDSIVRGTTLKQSIIKMMDRLQPKKIVVVSSAPQIRFPDCYGIDMAKLEGLVAFRAALELLKERNLYHIVDDIYKKSKAQEDFKDADVINYVNEIYAPFTDQEISDKIAEMLTPENTNAEVKIIYQTVDNLHKACPKNLGDWYFTGDYPTNGGNRVVNKAFMNFYEGKDARAY from the coding sequence ATGAGCGACGCTATTAAACATGAATGTGGCATTGCCCTTTTACGATTATTAAAACCTTTGGAATATTATAAGGAGAAATACGGATCTTCATTTTATGGAGTGCAAAAGATGTATCTTCTTATGGAAAAACAACACAATAGAGGTCAGGATGGGGCTGGTTTAGCTAGTATAAAGTTAGATGTTGATCCTGGACAAAGGTATATAAGTAGAATTCGTTCAAATGATTCACAACCTATTAAAGATATTTTTTCGCAGATAAACGAAAGAATTAGCAATGAACTTGATGAGAATCCTGAATATCAAAATAACGTATCATTACAAAAAGAAAACATTCCATATATAGGAGAATTATTTTTAGGACATGTTCGTTATGGAACATTTGGCAAAAACAGTATTGAAAGTGTTCATCCTTTTTTACGTCAAAATAATTGGATGCATCGTAATCTTATTGTTGCAGGTAATTTTAACATGACAAATGTTAAAGAATTATTTCAAGATTTAGTTAATTTGGGTCAACATCCTAAACAATTAGCAGATACAGTTACTGTAATGGAAAAAATAGGACACTTTTTAGATGATGAAGTCACAGCTTTATATCAAGAGTGTAAGAATGAAGGTTTAACAAAACAGGAAGCTTCTCCTGTAATTGCCGAAAGATTAAATATTCCTAGAATTTTAGAACGAGCTTCTAGAAATTGGGATGGAGGATATGCAATGGCTGGTTTGCTAGGACATGGTGATTCTTTTGTAATGAGAGACCCTGCCGGAATTCGTCCAGCTTTTTATTATCAAGATGATGAAATTGTAGTTGTTGCTTCAGAAAGACCTGTTATACAAACAGTATTTAATGTTTCTTTTGAAAAAGTTAAAGAGTTAAATCCTGGAAATGCAATTATTGTTAAGAAAAACGGATCAGTTTCCATAAATGAAATCAGAACACCTTTAGAAAAGAAAGCGTGTTCTTTTGAAAGAATCTATTTTTCAAGAGGAAGCGATTCTGAAATTTATAGAGAAAGAAAAGAATTAGGAAAATTAGTTTTTCCTTCCATTTTGAAAGCAATTGATAACGATACTGATAATACCGTTTTTTCATTTATTCCTAATACTGCTGAAACATCATTTTACGGAATGGTAGAAGCGGCAAATGATTTCTTAAACCAAAGAAAGATACAAACGATATTAGAGAATAGAGAAAAATTATCCGAAGAAAAATTACAGGAAATACTTTCAGTGAAATTACGATCTGAAAAAGTAGCAATTAAAGATGCGAAATTAAGAACATTTATTACGGAAGATAGTAGTCGAGATGATTTAGTAGCTCATGTTTACGATGTTACTTATGGCGTTGTTAAACCAACAGATAATTTAGTTATTATTGATGATAGTATTGTAAGAGGAACTACTCTAAAACAGAGCATTATTAAAATGATGGATAGGCTGCAACCTAAAAAAATAGTAGTAGTCTCTTCAGCACCTCAAATTCGTTTCCCAGATTGTTACGGAATTGATATGGCAAAACTAGAAGGACTAGTTGCTTTTAGAGCAGCATTAGAATTATTAAAAGAGCGCAATTTATATCATATTGTTGATGATATTTATAAGAAATCGAAAGCACAAGAAGATTTTAAAGATGCAGATGTAATAAATTATGTAAATGAAATTTACGCTCCATTTACGGATCAGGAAATTTCAGATAAGATTGCTGAAATGCTTACTCCAGAAAACACAAATGCAGAAGTAAAGATTATTTATCAAACCGTTGATAATCTACACAAGGCATGTCCTAAGAATTTAGGAGATTGGTATTTCACAGGAGATTACCCAACAAATGGAGGTAATAGAGTTGTAAATAAGGCATTTATGAATTTTTATGAAGGAAAAGACGCTAGAGCGTATTAG
- a CDS encoding DoxX family protein produces the protein MNKYLRIAYWIFTALFCALMLYSANMYLSNYEMVNGFFVNLGYPTYLIYPLAILKIIGVITILTNFNKTLKEWAYAAFFFEIILAFFAHYMIKDGGQKTALIAMILLLTSYFLYKKTRK, from the coding sequence ATGAATAAATATCTAAGAATAGCATATTGGATTTTTACAGCACTATTTTGTGCTTTAATGCTATATTCTGCTAATATGTACCTTAGTAATTACGAAATGGTAAATGGCTTTTTTGTAAATTTAGGCTACCCTACATATCTAATATACCCACTAGCTATTTTAAAAATAATTGGTGTAATTACAATACTTACAAACTTTAATAAAACATTAAAAGAATGGGCTTATGCTGCTTTCTTCTTTGAAATCATTTTAGCATTTTTTGCACATTATATGATAAAAGATGGAGGGCAAAAAACTGCACTTATTGCAATGATTTTATTATTGACTTCCTATTTTTTATATAAAAAAACAAGAAAATAA